CCGAGAGTTCCTTTCACTTTTTTACTTGTATATCCATTTCGGTAGTTATCTTTTTCTTCTGTTCTATCGTATTTTTCGTATCCTAGTTCTTCATCTAATTCAGCTTCTAACATTTCTTCTAATATCGTTCCTGATATCTCTTTTAGAAATCTGGTTACATCTGGTATTGTTTTTAATCCTTCTTTTTTGATCAATTCTTTGAAAAATGCTCTTTTTTCTCTTCTTTTCCTTGTTTCTTCTTTCATTTTAAAAAACACCTCCTTTGGTTTTATTTTACTACCAAATTCGGTGTTTTTTTATTTTACACAAAATTTCTTATACTCTCTTCCCTACAGCCAAAAAAGGGATTTTTAAATTGGAAATATTTTTATAATCATAAAATCTACTTTCGTTTTGGCCTACTTTTCTTTTTGAAACCTTTTTAGAATCAAATATTATGAACCTATGAATTATTTTTATGTTTGTAAATAATTCAAAATTAAAATCGTTTGAATTTTCTTTTTTTGCGAGATCATTTATCATTATTTCAGAGATCCATTTCAATGTTTTTCCAGAGTTTATAAATTTGTATATGTATTTTTGTTTATTATATTTATCTGATTTTAGTTCAACATGAAGGATGAATAAAGTTTTTTCGTCTTGTGGTTCTGGTATTATTATGTAGTCTGGAAAAGATTTTTCTTCTGTAAAAATTGGAAATAT
This genomic window from Geotoga petraea contains:
- a CDS encoding transposase, whose protein sequence is MKEETRKRREKRAFFKELIKKEGLKTIPDVTRFLKEISGTILEEMLEAELDEELGYEKYDRTEEKDNYRNGYTSKKVKGTLG